In Saccharicrinis fermentans DSM 9555 = JCM 21142, a genomic segment contains:
- a CDS encoding type IX secretion system plug protein, with amino-acid sequence MNQQNNTYQRLLLSFALFISVLGMSAQTLTNKIYQHKIKTVQCHKYGWALSYPIIGLNGDHQIILSFDDLDVETKDFYYTLIHCNENWEPSQLMDTEYVNGFNENPILDYAYSFNTSVEYVHYSVILPNDNIDILLSGNYIIKVYADGNPENVVLTQRFMVTEQAVKVSPTVKYTMNANLRKAQQEIALVIEHSNFDLVNPMEEVKVHIFQNGRTDNAITNLQPQFIKHNELDYNYNREIMFEGGNEFRWLDIRSLRFQSTKVREVSYHEPYTHVDLFPDQSIAGKSYYFNNDFNGRYVIEVQEKDDNEREAEYVFVHFSLPSDPMAGGDVHILGGLTDWLLNDHSKMQYNFQRRQYEATLLLKQGFYNYQIAFKPNSLRKATVSLFEGSHSETENDYLVLVYYRGMSDYYDRLIGVSQVNSMNNRE; translated from the coding sequence ATGAATCAACAAAACAATACATATCAACGTCTACTACTGTCTTTCGCTCTATTTATCTCGGTATTGGGTATGTCGGCACAAACGCTCACCAATAAAATATACCAACATAAAATAAAAACGGTACAGTGTCATAAGTATGGCTGGGCATTATCTTATCCTATCATAGGATTAAACGGGGATCACCAGATCATTTTATCTTTTGACGATTTAGACGTGGAAACCAAAGATTTTTATTACACATTGATACATTGTAATGAAAACTGGGAACCATCACAGCTAATGGACACCGAATATGTGAATGGTTTTAATGAAAACCCAATTCTTGATTATGCCTATTCATTTAACACTTCTGTTGAGTATGTCCATTATAGTGTTATACTACCCAACGATAATATTGATATCTTACTATCAGGAAATTACATCATAAAAGTTTATGCAGATGGCAATCCGGAGAACGTGGTACTGACGCAACGATTTATGGTCACAGAACAAGCTGTTAAAGTATCTCCCACAGTAAAATATACCATGAATGCAAATCTACGTAAAGCACAGCAAGAAATTGCTTTGGTAATTGAACATTCTAACTTTGACCTTGTAAACCCCATGGAAGAAGTGAAAGTTCATATTTTTCAAAATGGCAGAACGGATAATGCCATCACTAATCTTCAACCTCAATTTATCAAGCACAATGAACTGGATTACAATTACAATCGGGAAATTATGTTTGAAGGTGGAAACGAATTTAGATGGTTAGATATCCGTAGTCTGCGTTTTCAGAGCACAAAGGTCAGGGAGGTATCATACCACGAACCTTATACGCATGTTGACCTTTTCCCTGATCAATCCATAGCCGGAAAATCCTATTATTTCAATAATGATTTTAACGGCAGATACGTCATCGAAGTCCAAGAGAAGGATGATAATGAACGGGAGGCAGAATATGTATTTGTTCACTTCTCCTTGCCCAGTGACCCCATGGCCGGAGGTGACGTTCATATACTAGGTGGGCTCACCGATTGGTTATTGAACGACCACTCAAAAATGCAATATAATTTTCAACGCAGACAGTACGAAGCAACCCTCCTACTAAAACAAGGTTTTTACAATTACCAAATTGCCTTTAAACCCAATAGTCTTCGTAAAGCTACCGTCAGCCTCTTCGAGGGCTCACACAGCGAAACAGAAAATGACTACCTGGTATTGGTTTACTACCGGGGCATGAGCGACTACTACGATAGATTAATTGGAGTTAGTCAAGTAAACTCCATGAATAACAGAGAATAG
- a CDS encoding NADH:ubiquinone reductase (Na(+)-transporting) subunit B, translated as MKALRQYLDKIKPNFEKGGKFEKLHSSFDAFETLLFVPKTTSKNGVHIHDAIDSKRTMAVVVLALIPALLFGIWNTGYQHFLATGQAIDFWPMVGYGALKVLPIVVVSYVVGLGIEFMFAQLRGHEVAEGFLVSGMLIPLVLPADVPLWMVAVATAFSVIIGKEVFGGTGMNIWNPALIARAFLFFAYPSKMSGDLIWVSGMSSGEGIVDGYSGATALGNAAIGKMDLFADGKAFDLWNSFIGTIPGSIGETSTLAILIGAIVLLATGIGSWKIMLSVFAGGFLMALGFNAIGANELMSVDPLQQLCLGGFAFGAVFMATDPVSGARTEKGKFIYGFLVGVFAIMIRVFNPAYPEGVMLAILLMNTFAPLIDHLIVQQNIKRRLKRVKVNA; from the coding sequence TTGAAAGCATTAAGACAATATTTGGATAAAATCAAGCCCAACTTTGAAAAAGGGGGGAAGTTTGAAAAATTGCACTCTTCATTTGATGCTTTTGAGACCTTACTTTTTGTTCCGAAAACAACATCAAAAAATGGTGTACACATCCATGATGCTATTGATTCTAAAAGAACAATGGCAGTGGTGGTTTTGGCATTGATACCTGCTTTGCTGTTTGGTATTTGGAATACAGGATATCAACATTTTTTAGCTACAGGTCAGGCGATTGACTTTTGGCCAATGGTAGGATATGGTGCTTTGAAAGTACTCCCTATAGTTGTGGTATCTTATGTGGTAGGTCTTGGCATTGAGTTTATGTTTGCTCAGTTACGAGGACACGAAGTGGCAGAGGGATTTTTGGTTTCGGGGATGCTGATACCTTTGGTGTTGCCAGCTGATGTTCCTTTGTGGATGGTAGCCGTGGCTACTGCTTTCTCGGTTATAATAGGTAAAGAGGTTTTTGGTGGTACAGGTATGAATATTTGGAACCCGGCTTTGATCGCTAGGGCGTTTTTATTCTTTGCTTATCCTTCTAAAATGTCGGGTGATCTTATATGGGTTTCTGGTATGTCTAGCGGTGAAGGTATCGTGGATGGCTACTCTGGAGCAACGGCCCTGGGTAATGCAGCCATTGGAAAAATGGACTTGTTTGCCGATGGCAAAGCATTTGACCTTTGGAATAGTTTTATAGGAACCATTCCTGGTTCCATAGGAGAAACAAGTACCTTGGCTATCTTGATAGGCGCAATTGTTCTTTTAGCTACAGGAATAGGTAGTTGGAAAATCATGCTCAGTGTTTTTGCTGGAGGGTTTTTAATGGCTTTAGGATTTAATGCCATTGGTGCAAACGAATTAATGTCGGTAGATCCCTTGCAACAGCTTTGTTTAGGAGGTTTTGCTTTTGGTGCCGTGTTTATGGCTACAGATCCGGTTTCCGGTGCACGTACAGAAAAAGGAAAGTTTATATATGGTTTCTTGGTGGGTGTTTTTGCCATCATGATTCGTGTATTTAATCCCGCTTACCCTGAAGGTGTAATGTTAGCTATTTTATTGATGAACACTTTTGCTCCATTGATTGATCATTTAATTGTTCAACAAAATATTAAACGTCGTTTAAAACGAGTAAAAGTAAACGCTTAA
- a CDS encoding Na(+)-translocating NADH-quinone reductase subunit A → MSDVIKIKKGLDIRLQGKAEKVFGTAELPELFAIKPGDFPGLVPKLAVKPGDKVKAGSVLFFDKYRTDVKFVSPVSGEVQVVNRGERRRILEVVVKSDNQNEAEGFGAVDPKQVSKQEALEKILASGMWPFFRQRPYNVVANPADSPKAIFISAFDSSPLAPDYDFIVTGQEKEFQAGIDVLNKLTQGGVHIGINNETASKAFVSVNGATTHSFLGPHPAGNVGVQIHHVSPINKGDIYWTIQPQEVISLGKLFLAGVYDASRIIALTGSELKTRNYVKTKVGANIAAYVSNVEEGKLRYISGNVLTGDKISKDGYLGSYHSQITVIPEGDESEFMGWAAPRFGKFSISKSYFSWLCAKKEYKLDANLNGGPRAIIVSGQYDKVLPMDILPEHLIKAILTEDIDKMEQLGIYEVVEEDMALCEFVCTSKLEIQSILRKGIDTMIAEMS, encoded by the coding sequence ATGTCAGACGTAATCAAAATAAAAAAAGGTCTTGATATTCGGCTGCAGGGTAAAGCGGAAAAAGTATTTGGTACTGCCGAGTTACCAGAGCTTTTTGCTATCAAACCGGGTGATTTTCCTGGGTTGGTTCCGAAGCTAGCTGTTAAGCCGGGTGATAAAGTTAAGGCCGGTTCGGTTTTGTTTTTCGACAAATACCGTACCGATGTTAAGTTTGTTTCTCCGGTCAGTGGCGAAGTACAGGTGGTTAACCGTGGTGAGCGTAGAAGAATATTAGAGGTTGTGGTTAAAAGTGATAACCAAAACGAAGCAGAGGGTTTTGGGGCTGTTGATCCAAAGCAAGTGTCAAAACAAGAGGCGTTAGAAAAGATTTTGGCTTCAGGTATGTGGCCTTTCTTTCGTCAGCGCCCTTACAATGTAGTTGCTAATCCGGCTGATTCGCCCAAAGCAATATTTATTTCAGCGTTTGATTCTTCTCCTTTAGCTCCTGATTATGATTTTATTGTAACAGGGCAAGAAAAAGAATTCCAGGCTGGTATAGATGTGCTGAATAAACTAACACAAGGCGGTGTGCATATTGGCATTAATAATGAAACAGCGTCAAAAGCTTTTGTTTCTGTTAATGGAGCCACTACGCACTCCTTTTTAGGTCCACACCCGGCAGGTAATGTAGGTGTGCAAATTCACCATGTGTCGCCCATCAACAAGGGGGATATATATTGGACGATCCAGCCTCAGGAGGTGATTTCTTTGGGTAAATTATTTTTAGCAGGAGTTTATGATGCATCGAGGATTATAGCGTTGACAGGTTCTGAATTGAAGACCCGTAATTACGTAAAGACAAAGGTAGGTGCTAATATTGCTGCATATGTATCCAATGTTGAAGAAGGTAAACTTAGATATATCAGTGGTAACGTGCTTACTGGTGATAAGATTTCTAAGGATGGGTATTTGGGAAGCTATCATTCTCAAATCACAGTGATACCCGAAGGAGATGAATCTGAATTTATGGGTTGGGCTGCGCCTCGCTTTGGAAAGTTCAGTATCTCTAAATCTTATTTTTCGTGGTTGTGTGCTAAAAAAGAGTACAAACTGGATGCTAACCTGAATGGAGGCCCTCGTGCTATTATTGTTTCAGGACAGTATGATAAGGTATTACCTATGGATATCCTACCAGAACATTTAATCAAGGCTATTCTTACTGAGGATATCGATAAAATGGAGCAGTTGGGAATTTATGAAGTGGTAGAAGAAGACATGGCTCTTTGTGAGTTTGTGTGTACTTCGAAACTTGAAATTCAAAGTATACTTCGAAAGGGTATAGATACGATGATTGCTGAGATGAGCTAA
- the pruA gene encoding L-glutamate gamma-semialdehyde dehydrogenase, whose protein sequence is MPKGIFNVPLAENEPVLSYAPGTPEREALQAQLKAYKQTEVDIPMYIGGQEVRTGNKVPIHPPHDIKHCLGYYHQGDETHVHHAIEAALTAKEKWASLSWEHRAAIFLKAADLVSGPYRQKLNAATMLGQSKNAFQAEIDAACEFADFLRFNVQYMTDIYADQPESAPGMWNRVEYRPLEGFVFALTPFNFTSIAGNLPTAPALMGNTVVWKPSKTAIYSAQVLMELFNEAGVPAGVINLVYASGPVAAKVIFDHPEFAGIHFTGSTAVFQSMWKTIGGNIEKYKSYPRIVGETGGKDFIIAHQSCDAKAVATGIVRGGFEFQGQKCSAASRVYLPASRWEEIKGHIATQMSEIKMGDPEDFSNFVNAVIDESSFDKLAGAIDHAKASQEADVIFGGNYDKSKGYFIEPTIIQTSNPQYITMKEELFGPVVTLYVYEDAKFEETMDILDKTSMYALTGAIFSQDRYAAELATKRLVNCAGNFYINDKPTGAVVGQQPFGGARGSGTNDKAGSAINLMRWVSPRTIKETFVPAQDYKYPFLG, encoded by the coding sequence ATGCCTAAAGGAATATTTAATGTACCCCTTGCCGAAAATGAGCCGGTATTAAGCTACGCTCCGGGAACACCCGAAAGAGAAGCGCTTCAAGCACAATTGAAAGCATACAAACAAACCGAAGTAGATATTCCAATGTACATCGGTGGACAGGAAGTCAGAACAGGAAATAAAGTTCCCATACACCCACCACACGACATCAAGCACTGTCTAGGATACTATCACCAAGGCGATGAAACACATGTACACCACGCTATTGAAGCAGCATTAACAGCCAAAGAAAAGTGGGCCAGTCTAAGCTGGGAACATCGCGCAGCCATCTTTTTAAAAGCTGCCGATTTGGTATCAGGTCCTTACCGACAAAAGCTAAATGCAGCAACCATGTTAGGACAGTCGAAAAATGCATTTCAGGCAGAAATTGATGCAGCTTGCGAATTTGCCGACTTCTTACGTTTTAACGTTCAGTATATGACCGACATCTATGCCGATCAACCAGAAAGTGCACCCGGCATGTGGAACCGCGTTGAGTACCGTCCATTGGAGGGATTTGTTTTTGCACTGACACCTTTCAACTTTACCTCCATTGCCGGCAACCTACCTACAGCTCCCGCATTAATGGGCAACACTGTGGTATGGAAACCATCCAAAACAGCGATTTATTCCGCTCAAGTACTCATGGAACTATTTAACGAAGCAGGCGTACCAGCAGGCGTAATTAACTTAGTATATGCTTCAGGTCCTGTAGCTGCCAAGGTTATATTCGATCACCCGGAATTTGCAGGCATCCACTTTACCGGTTCAACAGCAGTATTCCAAAGCATGTGGAAAACCATTGGAGGTAATATAGAAAAATACAAATCTTACCCTCGTATTGTTGGAGAAACAGGAGGTAAAGATTTTATTATAGCGCACCAATCGTGCGATGCCAAAGCTGTTGCCACAGGCATTGTAAGAGGAGGTTTTGAATTTCAAGGACAAAAATGCTCCGCAGCTTCGCGCGTATACCTTCCTGCCAGCCGCTGGGAAGAAATAAAAGGCCATATAGCCACACAAATGAGTGAAATTAAAATGGGCGATCCCGAAGACTTCTCTAATTTTGTTAATGCAGTTATTGACGAAAGCTCATTCGATAAGCTGGCCGGAGCCATCGATCATGCCAAGGCAAGCCAAGAAGCAGACGTCATCTTTGGAGGGAATTACGATAAATCAAAAGGCTACTTTATTGAGCCTACAATTATCCAAACAAGCAACCCCCAATATATAACCATGAAGGAAGAACTTTTTGGTCCGGTTGTGACTCTATACGTTTACGAAGATGCAAAATTTGAAGAGACCATGGATATTTTAGACAAAACATCCATGTACGCACTTACAGGCGCCATCTTCTCCCAAGATAGATATGCGGCTGAACTAGCCACCAAGAGATTAGTAAACTGCGCCGGCAACTTCTATATCAATGACAAACCTACAGGGGCAGTGGTAGGACAACAGCCATTTGGAGGCGCCAGAGGTTCGGGTACGAACGATAAGGCTGGTTCTGCTATTAATTTGATGCGTTGGGTAAGCCCACGTACCATTAAAGAAACCTTTGTACCAGCGCAAGATTATAAATATCCATTTTTAGGATAA
- the nqrE gene encoding NADH:ubiquinone reductase (Na(+)-transporting) subunit E translates to MENIINTFIKSIFIDNMVFAYFLGMCSYLAVSKTVKTSFGLGLAVVFVLFITVPADYLLNKYVLEEGALSWLGEGFAEVDLSFLSFIMFIAVIASMVQLVEMIVEKFAPALYSSLGIFLPLIAVNCAILGGSLFMQERQYATLAEATSFGLGSGIGWLLAIVGIAAIREKLKYSDVPAPLRGLGITFIVTGLMGIAFMSFMGIQL, encoded by the coding sequence ATGGAAAATATAATTAATACATTCATCAAGTCTATTTTTATCGATAACATGGTGTTTGCTTACTTCTTGGGTATGTGTTCATACTTGGCGGTATCAAAGACTGTTAAGACGTCGTTTGGACTTGGGTTGGCAGTTGTGTTTGTGCTTTTTATTACAGTGCCTGCCGATTACCTTTTAAATAAATATGTACTCGAAGAAGGTGCCTTATCGTGGCTGGGCGAAGGATTTGCAGAAGTAGACCTTAGCTTTTTGAGCTTTATCATGTTTATTGCTGTCATCGCCTCTATGGTGCAATTGGTGGAGATGATTGTTGAAAAGTTTGCGCCTGCTTTGTACAGTTCTCTGGGTATATTCCTACCGCTGATAGCTGTAAACTGTGCTATTCTTGGAGGATCTTTATTTATGCAAGAGCGTCAATATGCTACATTGGCCGAGGCTACTTCATTTGGATTAGGTTCCGGAATTGGTTGGCTATTGGCAATTGTAGGTATTGCAGCTATTCGCGAAAAATTAAAATACTCTGATGTTCCTGCTCCTTTACGTGGCTTAGGTATTACGTTTATCGTTACCGGATTAATGGGTATCGCGTTTATGAGCTTTATGGGAATTCAACTCTAG
- a CDS encoding glycosyltransferase family protein, whose product MVKAGMVIVIPCYLEDKICNTLDSLCACHPVDHRVAVVVVVNASVAASDAVVAQQEHTIHLLGEYKVTNEMIDLYVIRAFDLPAKHFGAGLARKIGMDLAVHHFSDTDNREGIVVSLDADSTVERNYLSAIWTFFEQTQNKACSINYEHPICGDEFDVEVYDAIVQYELHLRYFVQGLRYIGFPYAFHTIGSCFAFKAALYVSVGGMNRRQGGEEFYFIQKLLQQGGYGDLKNTKVYPSPRISSRVPFGTGPSVKKIVESDDNAYMSYNLQGFVDLKSLLDNFDKYYRVDKEEYQQLIMELPGRVRSFLLNAGFYDELKPIADNCSSLEVFRKRFFHVFNAFKLVKYLNYIHEHFLSRVPVFDAAIELLELEGLDVSDIFDDKELLEKYRSIQD is encoded by the coding sequence GTGGTAGTGAATGCAAGTGTTGCTGCCAGTGATGCCGTTGTAGCACAGCAGGAACATACTATACATCTGTTGGGTGAGTATAAGGTAACGAATGAGATGATAGACCTATACGTGATAAGGGCTTTTGACCTTCCGGCAAAACACTTTGGTGCCGGTTTGGCTAGGAAAATTGGTATGGATTTGGCCGTTCATCATTTTTCAGACACCGATAATCGTGAGGGTATTGTTGTTTCATTGGATGCAGATTCTACCGTTGAGAGAAATTACCTATCTGCCATATGGACGTTTTTTGAGCAAACGCAAAATAAGGCCTGTTCTATTAATTATGAGCATCCTATCTGTGGTGATGAGTTTGATGTTGAGGTCTATGATGCTATTGTGCAGTATGAGTTACATCTGCGTTACTTTGTGCAGGGCTTACGTTATATAGGTTTTCCTTATGCTTTTCATACCATTGGTTCTTGTTTTGCTTTTAAGGCTGCTTTGTATGTGAGTGTTGGAGGAATGAACCGCAGACAGGGGGGCGAGGAATTTTACTTCATTCAAAAACTCCTGCAACAAGGCGGATATGGAGACCTTAAAAATACAAAGGTCTATCCATCTCCACGTATTTCGTCACGGGTGCCTTTCGGGACTGGACCTTCCGTAAAAAAAATAGTGGAGAGTGACGATAATGCCTATATGAGCTATAATCTTCAGGGCTTTGTGGATCTGAAATCCTTACTCGATAATTTCGATAAGTACTATCGGGTAGATAAAGAAGAATATCAACAGTTGATTATGGAATTGCCTGGTAGGGTACGTAGTTTTTTGCTGAACGCTGGTTTTTACGATGAGCTTAAACCGATTGCAGATAATTGCTCTTCCTTAGAGGTTTTCAGGAAGCGTTTCTTTCATGTTTTTAACGCATTTAAGCTAGTCAAGTATTTAAACTATATACATGAACATTTCTTAAGTAGAGTGCCTGTATTTGACGCCGCCATTGAACTGTTGGAATTGGAGGGCCTTGACGTAAGTGATATTTTTGATGATAAGGAGTTGTTAGAGAAATATCGTAGTATACAAGACTAG
- the nqrF gene encoding NADH:ubiquinone reductase (Na(+)-transporting) subunit F translates to MEINMIFLASQGTVIATSVVVFLLVILLLVSILLYVKQKLTPAGTVTIDINNGEKALEVAPGQTLLSALGSNKIFLPSACGGGGTCAMCRCQVNDGAGSILPTETGYFTRKEQANHWRLACQVKVKEDIKMEIPQEILGIKKWECTVVSNDNVATFIKEFVVKLPEGENLDFRSGGYIQIDVPKITVDFKDMEIGEKYREEYEKFGMFDLKMVNPEPTYRAYSMANHPAEGNIVMLNIRIATPPWDRVNNGFMKVNPGICSSFIFSRKPGDKVNISGPYGEFFIKDTDREMMFIGGGAGMAPMRSHIFHLFHTLKTGRKATFWYGARSKKEIFYQDQFEAIEKQFPNFKFTIALSEPLPEDNWEGATGFIHQVINDEYLSKHEEPEDIEYYLCGPPMMNDAVNKMLYDLGVPDEMIAYDDFGS, encoded by the coding sequence ATGGAAATAAATATGATATTTTTAGCTAGTCAGGGTACAGTAATAGCTACCAGTGTGGTAGTCTTCTTGCTGGTTATCCTACTGTTGGTGTCCATCCTTTTGTACGTAAAACAAAAGTTAACGCCGGCAGGAACCGTAACTATCGACATTAATAATGGAGAGAAAGCCTTAGAGGTGGCTCCGGGTCAAACATTACTGTCTGCTTTAGGAAGTAACAAAATTTTTCTTCCATCTGCTTGTGGTGGTGGTGGTACTTGTGCCATGTGTCGTTGTCAGGTCAACGATGGTGCAGGATCTATCTTACCTACTGAAACAGGTTATTTTACCCGTAAAGAGCAGGCCAATCACTGGCGTTTGGCTTGTCAGGTGAAAGTGAAAGAGGATATTAAGATGGAAATACCGCAAGAAATTCTTGGTATTAAAAAATGGGAGTGTACCGTTGTATCTAATGATAATGTCGCCACCTTTATCAAGGAGTTTGTGGTGAAATTACCCGAAGGTGAAAATCTTGACTTTAGATCGGGAGGATATATTCAAATTGACGTTCCTAAAATCACCGTTGATTTTAAGGATATGGAGATTGGGGAGAAATACCGTGAAGAATATGAGAAGTTTGGTATGTTTGACCTTAAAATGGTGAACCCAGAACCTACTTATAGGGCTTATTCTATGGCTAACCACCCCGCAGAAGGGAATATTGTAATGTTGAATATCCGTATTGCTACTCCTCCTTGGGATAGAGTGAATAATGGTTTTATGAAAGTAAATCCAGGAATTTGTTCTTCGTTTATCTTCTCTCGTAAACCTGGAGATAAAGTGAACATATCAGGACCTTATGGAGAATTCTTTATCAAAGATACGGATCGTGAAATGATGTTTATTGGAGGGGGTGCCGGTATGGCTCCTATGCGTTCGCATATCTTCCATTTGTTTCACACCTTGAAAACCGGCCGTAAAGCTACTTTCTGGTATGGGGCTCGTTCTAAAAAGGAAATATTCTACCAGGATCAGTTTGAAGCTATCGAGAAACAGTTTCCTAACTTTAAGTTTACGATTGCTTTAAGTGAGCCTCTACCTGAAGATAATTGGGAAGGCGCCACTGGCTTTATCCATCAAGTGATTAATGATGAGTACTTAAGTAAACATGAAGAACCGGAAGATATTGAATATTACTTATGTGGACCACCTATGAT
- the nqrC gene encoding NADH:ubiquinone reductase (Na(+)-transporting) subunit C encodes MDKQGNLYTFLYASIMVIVVAAVLAFVSESLKPVQNKNVEIAKKIDLLRSVGISSDASTAEELFEKHIGDNTKVINMSGSEVEGNAFTIDMAKELRKEPKDRNYPLYICKLDNGDEKIIIPLRGVGLWGPIWGYISLNADKKTVYGATFDHKGETPGLGAEISKEFFQTPFKGKTIFDDAGVFTSIAVLKGGVSDGNPHAVDAISGGTITSNGVTDMLKECLQGYEKYLKN; translated from the coding sequence ATGGACAAACAAGGAAATTTATATACATTTCTGTACGCATCTATCATGGTAATTGTGGTGGCAGCGGTTTTGGCCTTTGTTTCGGAGTCATTAAAACCGGTGCAAAACAAAAACGTTGAAATAGCTAAGAAAATCGACTTGCTTAGGTCGGTTGGAATAAGCAGTGATGCGAGTACAGCAGAAGAATTATTTGAAAAGCATATTGGTGATAATACCAAAGTAATCAACATGAGCGGTAGCGAAGTTGAGGGAAATGCTTTTACCATTGATATGGCCAAAGAGCTTCGTAAAGAACCTAAAGATCGTAACTACCCGCTTTATATTTGTAAGCTGGATAACGGAGATGAGAAAATTATTATTCCACTTCGTGGTGTTGGATTATGGGGACCTATTTGGGGTTATATCTCTTTGAATGCGGATAAAAAAACAGTGTATGGTGCTACCTTTGATCACAAAGGAGAAACACCGGGCTTGGGTGCAGAAATCTCTAAAGAGTTTTTTCAAACACCATTTAAAGGGAAAACGATCTTTGATGACGCAGGGGTTTTTACCTCTATTGCTGTTTTAAAAGGTGGTGTTTCTGATGGTAATCCGCATGCTGTTGATGCCATCTCCGGAGGTACTATTACCAGTAATGGGGTTACTGATATGTTAAAAGAGTGCCTTCAAGGGTACGAAAAGTATTTAAAAAATTAA
- a CDS encoding NADH:ubiquinone reductase (Na(+)-transporting) subunit D, producing the protein MSDKEPLFSAKNRKLITNPLNAQNPITIQVLGICSALAVTAKLEPAIVMSISVMFVLVFANVIISLLRNTIPARIRIIVQLVIVAALVILVDQILKAYAYEVSKQLSVFVGLIITNCIIMGRLEAFALGNKPWQSALDGVGNAAGYGVILIIVAFFRELFGSGTLTLPGLGTLHIIPQAFYDMGYVNNGFMILPPMALVTVGIIIWVQRSRNKDLVED; encoded by the coding sequence ATGAGCGACAAAGAACCTTTGTTTTCAGCTAAAAACCGAAAACTTATAACAAACCCGCTGAATGCGCAAAACCCTATTACCATACAGGTTTTAGGTATTTGTTCGGCATTGGCGGTGACGGCTAAATTAGAGCCGGCTATTGTAATGTCTATTTCGGTAATGTTCGTGTTGGTTTTTGCCAATGTGATTATATCATTGCTTCGTAACACTATTCCAGCTCGTATTCGTATTATCGTTCAGTTGGTGATTGTGGCAGCATTGGTAATTCTGGTTGACCAGATACTGAAAGCCTATGCATATGAAGTAAGTAAGCAGTTGTCCGTATTTGTGGGATTGATTATTACCAACTGTATTATCATGGGACGCCTAGAGGCATTTGCTTTGGGTAATAAACCTTGGCAATCCGCGTTAGACGGTGTGGGTAATGCAGCTGGTTATGGTGTCATACTTATTATTGTGGCTTTCTTCCGTGAATTGTTCGGATCTGGTACCTTAACATTGCCTGGGTTAGGAACACTGCATATTATTCCTCAAGCCTTCTATGATATGGGTTATGTGAATAATGGTTTCATGATTTTGCCTCCGATGGCCTTGGTAACCGTGGGAATCATTATCTGGGTGCAACGTTCTCGTAACAAGGATTTGGTAGAAGATTAA